The Posidoniimonas polymericola genome includes a window with the following:
- the nth gene encoding endonuclease III translates to MGKKKATSKGALKGPAKRPSPPTPALPADERKSQAKRVVRRLKADYPEAPCALVHETPYQLLIATILSAQCTDERVNIVTEKLFATHPDAHAIAKMPIAKLEKAVQSTGFFRNKAKNVKACSEELVEKFDGQVPEDLDTLVGLAGVGRKTANVVLGTAFSIPTGVVVDTHVGRLSRRLGLTAQKDAVKVENDLIDILPKKEWIDFSHRMIHHGRAVCNARKPDCGACSMQKFCPQIGV, encoded by the coding sequence ATGGGCAAGAAGAAAGCCACCTCAAAGGGCGCCTTAAAAGGCCCCGCCAAGCGGCCCTCACCCCCCACGCCGGCCCTCCCGGCGGACGAGCGCAAGTCGCAGGCCAAGCGGGTCGTGCGGCGGCTCAAGGCCGACTACCCCGAGGCCCCGTGCGCCCTGGTGCACGAAACGCCCTACCAGCTGCTGATCGCCACGATCCTCTCTGCCCAGTGCACCGACGAGCGGGTTAATATCGTTACCGAGAAGCTGTTCGCCACGCACCCCGACGCGCACGCGATCGCCAAGATGCCGATCGCCAAGCTCGAGAAAGCCGTGCAGAGCACCGGCTTCTTCCGCAACAAGGCCAAGAACGTCAAAGCGTGCTCGGAAGAACTGGTCGAGAAATTCGACGGCCAGGTCCCCGAGGACCTGGACACTCTCGTTGGTCTGGCGGGCGTTGGCCGCAAGACGGCCAACGTCGTGCTGGGGACCGCGTTCAGCATCCCCACCGGCGTGGTAGTCGACACCCACGTCGGGCGGCTGAGCCGCAGACTCGGCCTGACCGCTCAAAAAGACGCCGTGAAGGTCGAAAACGACCTCATCGATATCCTGCCCAAGAAAGAGTGGATCGACTTTTCGCACCGCATGATCCATCATGGGCGAGCGGTCTGCAACGCACGGAAGCCCGATTGCGGAGCCTGCTCGATGCAGAAGTTCTGCCCGCAGATCGGGGTCTGA
- the folE gene encoding GTP cyclohydrolase I FolE, translating into MPRLQSAVREMLAAVGEDPDREGLLETPARVARMYAEMFSGLRENPRVHLEKFFTEKYDEMVLVKDIGFTSMCEHHLLPFSGKAHIGYLPNGRVVGLSKLARVVDSVARRPQVQERMTEAIADMLVDELNVKGVAVVIEASHSCMTIRGVKKPGSMAVTSAMKGVFRSNVSSRAEVMTLIYGK; encoded by the coding sequence ATGCCCCGGCTGCAGAGCGCGGTCCGCGAGATGCTGGCCGCGGTGGGCGAGGACCCGGACCGCGAGGGCCTGCTGGAGACCCCGGCGCGGGTCGCGCGGATGTATGCCGAGATGTTCTCCGGCCTGCGTGAGAACCCGCGGGTGCACCTCGAGAAGTTCTTCACCGAGAAGTACGACGAGATGGTGCTGGTCAAGGACATCGGTTTCACCAGCATGTGCGAGCACCACCTGCTGCCGTTCTCCGGCAAGGCGCACATCGGCTACCTGCCCAACGGCCGGGTGGTCGGCCTCAGCAAGCTGGCCCGCGTGGTCGACAGCGTCGCGCGTCGGCCGCAGGTGCAGGAGCGGATGACCGAGGCGATCGCCGACATGCTGGTCGACGAGCTCAACGTAAAGGGGGTGGCGGTCGTTATCGAGGCGAGCCACTCGTGCATGACCATCCGCGGCGTGAAGAAGCCGGGCAGCATGGCGGTCACCTCGGCGATGAAGGGCGTGTTCCGGTCGAACGTCTCGAGCCGGGCCGAGGTCATGACGCTGATTTACGGCAAGTAG
- the nadE gene encoding NAD(+) synthase — MKLIRLGAASVNQTPMDWDGNRRRIESAIADARAANVGLLCLPELCVSGYGCEDMFFSTGVQQAAYENMLALRPATSGMAVAVGLPVFYDSALYNACALLVDGELAGIVCKQFLATDGIHYESRWFRRWTPGVVNLLGDPIGDLLFDLGGVRVGFEICRDAWVADRSGPGLAQRGADIILNPSASHFAFGKQETRKRIVIEGSRAQCVSYVHCNLLGNESGRSVYDGDTIIASGGKIVASGPRLTFDDHVLTTAVVDVDAVRRSRAQSFDAGVTRPLPPDGLVEWSFSWPDPGADAPDEHCAPLTNWEAAPDHKEEEFTHAIALAVFDYLRKSRTNGLVVSLSGGADSSAVAVLSAMMARFAVDELGMSAVLDKLPAVATSAVLDDSATVRDLVGGLLSCVYQSTANSSDATRHSAQAVAEGVGATFFDWSVDSLVNDYVKTVGKAVGRELTWEDDDITLQNIQARARGPAVWMLANLQGALLLATSNRSEAAVGYATMDGDTCGGLSPIAGIDKAFLRRWLAWMEQVGPRGVGPQPYLSAVNELEPTAELRPAGADQTDEGDLMPYPVLDAIERSAMRDKRLPMEAFRAVAAQFPEHDRTQIGRWVIRFFQLWSRNQWKRERYAPSFHVDDENLDPKSWCRFPLLSSGYEKELDELEELLRD; from the coding sequence GTGAAACTCATCCGCCTAGGCGCCGCGTCCGTCAACCAAACCCCGATGGACTGGGACGGCAACCGCCGGCGGATCGAGTCCGCCATCGCCGACGCCCGCGCTGCCAATGTCGGCCTGCTCTGCCTGCCCGAGCTGTGCGTCAGCGGCTACGGCTGCGAGGACATGTTCTTCTCCACCGGCGTGCAGCAGGCCGCCTACGAGAACATGCTCGCCCTGCGGCCGGCGACCTCCGGCATGGCCGTGGCGGTCGGGCTGCCCGTGTTCTACGACTCGGCCCTCTACAACGCGTGTGCGCTGCTGGTCGACGGCGAGCTGGCCGGCATCGTCTGCAAGCAGTTCCTGGCGACCGACGGCATCCACTACGAGTCCCGCTGGTTCCGCCGCTGGACGCCCGGCGTCGTGAACCTGCTGGGCGACCCGATCGGCGACCTGCTGTTCGACCTCGGCGGGGTCCGCGTCGGGTTCGAGATCTGCCGCGACGCCTGGGTGGCCGACCGCTCGGGCCCCGGCCTCGCGCAGCGCGGAGCCGACATCATCCTCAACCCGTCGGCCAGCCACTTCGCCTTCGGCAAGCAAGAGACCCGCAAGCGGATCGTCATCGAGGGCTCCCGCGCCCAGTGCGTCAGCTACGTGCACTGCAACCTGTTGGGCAACGAGTCGGGCCGCTCGGTCTACGACGGCGACACCATCATCGCCAGCGGCGGCAAGATTGTCGCTAGCGGCCCGCGGCTCACCTTCGACGACCACGTGCTCACCACCGCCGTGGTCGATGTCGACGCCGTGCGGCGGAGCCGGGCCCAGTCGTTCGACGCCGGCGTCACCCGCCCGCTGCCGCCCGACGGGCTGGTCGAGTGGTCGTTCTCGTGGCCCGACCCGGGCGCCGACGCGCCGGACGAGCACTGCGCTCCGCTCACCAACTGGGAGGCCGCCCCCGACCACAAGGAAGAGGAGTTCACCCACGCCATTGCGCTCGCCGTGTTCGACTACCTGCGGAAGAGCCGCACCAATGGCCTGGTCGTCTCATTGAGCGGCGGCGCCGACTCGTCGGCCGTGGCGGTGCTTTCGGCGATGATGGCCCGCTTCGCGGTGGACGAGCTCGGCATGTCGGCCGTGCTGGATAAGCTGCCAGCCGTGGCGACCAGCGCCGTGCTCGACGACTCCGCCACCGTGCGGGACCTGGTCGGCGGCCTGTTGAGCTGCGTCTACCAGTCGACCGCCAACTCGAGCGACGCCACCCGCCACTCCGCCCAGGCGGTCGCCGAGGGCGTCGGCGCGACGTTCTTCGACTGGAGCGTCGACAGCCTGGTGAACGACTACGTCAAAACGGTCGGCAAGGCAGTCGGCCGTGAGCTGACCTGGGAGGACGACGACATCACCCTGCAGAACATCCAGGCCCGCGCGCGAGGCCCGGCGGTGTGGATGCTGGCCAACCTGCAGGGCGCGCTGCTGCTGGCGACTAGCAACCGCAGCGAGGCCGCCGTCGGCTACGCCACGATGGACGGCGACACCTGCGGCGGGCTGTCGCCGATCGCCGGCATCGACAAGGCATTCCTGCGGCGTTGGCTGGCGTGGATGGAACAGGTCGGCCCCCGCGGCGTCGGCCCGCAGCCGTACCTCAGCGCGGTGAACGAGCTCGAGCCCACCGCCGAGCTCCGCCCCGCCGGCGCCGACCAGACCGACGAGGGCGACCTGATGCCCTACCCAGTGCTCGACGCGATCGAACGCTCCGCGATGCGCGACAAGCGGCTCCCGATGGAGGCCTTCCGCGCGGTCGCCGCCCAGTTCCCCGAGCACGACCGCACACAGATCGGCCGCTGGGTGATCCGCTTCTTCCAGCTCTGGAGCCGCAACCAGTGGAAGCGCGAACGCTACGCCCCCAGCTTCCACGTCGACGACGAGAACCTCGACCCCAAGAGCTGGTGCCGCTTCCCGCTCCTCTCGAGCGGCTACGAGAAAGAACTCGACGAGCTCGAAGAGCTGCTCCGCGATTAG
- a CDS encoding LON peptidase substrate-binding domain-containing protein translates to MSAWMPADPPFDPDTFSGVGRLFPLPQVAAFPHVVTPLHVFEERYVALTTEALASDGLITMAVLAPGWEPDYAGRPPLSEVGCLGKVISHHKTPEGRYNLLLLGLRRVRLKEELDPPLAYRRSRLELIHEQESTSSVDAESVREQQSLRKQIVSLLQGKIAGGAAAEELAHTLSCTAALGAVADLAAHSLPISSELKLRLLGEGDAVQRCRLLLEAVGAPASDDEPFPPRFSNN, encoded by the coding sequence ATGAGCGCCTGGATGCCCGCCGATCCGCCGTTCGACCCAGACACGTTCTCGGGTGTGGGGCGGCTGTTTCCATTGCCGCAGGTGGCGGCGTTCCCCCACGTTGTGACCCCGCTGCATGTGTTTGAGGAGCGTTACGTGGCCCTTACGACCGAGGCGCTCGCCAGCGACGGGCTGATCACCATGGCGGTGCTGGCCCCTGGCTGGGAGCCTGATTACGCCGGCCGGCCGCCGCTGTCGGAGGTCGGGTGCCTGGGCAAAGTGATCTCGCACCACAAGACGCCCGAGGGCCGCTACAACCTGCTGCTGCTCGGTTTGCGGCGGGTTCGTCTGAAAGAGGAGTTGGATCCCCCCCTGGCATACCGCCGCTCGCGGCTAGAATTGATTCATGAGCAGGAGTCGACCTCGTCGGTCGACGCCGAGTCGGTCCGCGAGCAGCAGTCGCTCCGCAAGCAGATCGTCTCGCTGCTGCAAGGCAAGATTGCGGGCGGCGCGGCGGCAGAGGAGCTTGCCCACACGTTGTCGTGCACCGCGGCGCTGGGCGCTGTGGCCGACCTGGCCGCGCACAGTTTGCCGATCTCGTCGGAGTTGAAGCTGCGGCTGCTGGGCGAGGGGGACGCGGTGCAGAGGTGCCGGCTGCTGCTCGAAGCGGTCGGGGCCCCAGCCAGCGACGACGAACCGTTTCCACCCCGTTTCAGCAACAACTGA
- a CDS encoding anaerobic glycerol-3-phosphate dehydrogenase subunit C, translating to MDSDRQRIEQDLRGQLAGEVNCDPLSVCLYASDASIYQKTPLGVVRPRTTADVATTLRYANENGIAVHARGAGSGLAGGVVGEGLVIDFSRHMRRIIRVGEESVRVQAGVVHAELNRALAAHGRVFGPDPATTEVTTIGGVLSVDGSGSHWPWCGSARDHVLAMKVVLADGEVLELGAPPTDAPPPARLAELALSVQELGQLHRTVIETNQPQSLVNASGYAMQHALTDPVDLTKLMVGSEGTLALIVEAELSTLPLPASVGRVMLMFDSLEKAVRCVREITPLGPCSCDLMDRRHLTIARESDVRYDLIIPAAAEAVLLLEFFGETEQDTQHQVDRVVALARNELGLAAGYYAAQEEEDELLLGQLARRFTQTLHGLKGRRRAAPCIEDIAVPVEAMPVFVRHLQDVLKRQQITASLFSHAAHGQLHIRPLLDLRTKEDARRLELLASELYEKVWLLGGTVAGEHGDGLSRTPFLRRQHGPLINVFRELKRAFDPNGILNPGKIIPTPGERVTQNFRPSELAKPSEEGHSLVELSLNWTREELNEAAWACNGCAGCRTLSPAVRMCPIFRFAPREEASPRAKANLVRGVLTGQLPPDALRHDDAREVADLCVHCHQCRLECPAKVDIPRMMVEAKAAHIKQNGLRPRDWSLTRMDLLSQIGSRFATLMNLLIDDRRARWVLARTLGIAEGRKLPRFAARPFLRSAGKRLSKPVPGAVEKVAYFVDTFANYYDSQLAESFVAVLRHNGVGVVAPGEQEQSGMALYSQGAVDAARKIARRNVEALAELARQGYAIVATEPSAVLALTHEYLQLLDHDEDAQLVADSTHEACDYLWKLHQRGGLKLDLHPIDRRVAYHVPCHVRALGIGAPAGNLLRLIPQLRVKQLEKGCSGMAGMFGLRKENYRRSLRAGLPLLTELRTGNYDLSVSECSTCAIQMRQASPRPTLHPIKLLAASYGLPCGLDANLAGATIANGRK from the coding sequence ATGGATTCTGACCGCCAACGCATCGAGCAGGACCTGCGCGGGCAGCTGGCGGGAGAGGTAAACTGCGACCCGCTGTCGGTGTGCCTGTACGCGAGCGACGCCAGCATCTACCAGAAAACCCCGCTGGGTGTGGTGCGGCCCCGCACGACGGCGGACGTCGCGACCACGCTGCGGTACGCCAACGAGAACGGCATCGCCGTCCACGCCCGCGGAGCCGGCTCGGGCCTCGCCGGCGGCGTTGTCGGCGAGGGGCTGGTGATCGACTTCTCCCGCCACATGCGCCGCATCATCAGGGTCGGTGAGGAGAGCGTCCGCGTGCAGGCGGGCGTCGTGCACGCCGAGCTCAACCGCGCCCTGGCGGCGCACGGCCGCGTCTTCGGGCCCGACCCGGCGACCACCGAGGTCACGACCATCGGCGGCGTGCTGAGCGTTGACGGCAGCGGCAGCCACTGGCCGTGGTGCGGGTCGGCCCGCGACCACGTGCTCGCGATGAAGGTGGTGCTGGCCGACGGCGAGGTGCTGGAGCTTGGCGCCCCGCCGACCGACGCCCCGCCCCCCGCGCGGCTGGCGGAGCTGGCGTTGTCGGTCCAGGAGCTCGGCCAGCTGCACCGCACCGTCATCGAGACCAACCAGCCGCAGTCGCTGGTGAACGCCAGCGGCTACGCGATGCAGCACGCCCTGACCGACCCGGTCGACCTCACCAAGCTGATGGTCGGCAGCGAGGGGACGCTCGCGCTGATTGTCGAGGCCGAGCTCAGCACCCTGCCGCTGCCCGCTTCGGTCGGCCGCGTAATGCTGATGTTCGACAGCCTGGAGAAGGCGGTCCGCTGCGTCCGCGAGATCACGCCGCTCGGCCCGTGCTCGTGCGACCTGATGGACCGGCGGCACCTGACCATCGCCCGCGAGTCGGACGTGCGGTACGACCTGATCATCCCGGCGGCCGCCGAGGCGGTGCTGCTCTTAGAGTTTTTTGGCGAGACCGAGCAGGACACGCAGCACCAGGTTGACCGCGTGGTGGCGCTCGCGCGGAACGAGCTCGGCCTGGCCGCCGGCTACTACGCCGCGCAGGAGGAGGAGGACGAGCTGCTCCTTGGCCAGCTCGCCCGCCGGTTCACCCAGACGCTGCACGGGCTCAAGGGCCGCCGCCGCGCGGCGCCCTGCATCGAGGACATCGCCGTGCCGGTCGAGGCGATGCCGGTCTTTGTGCGGCACCTGCAGGACGTGCTCAAGCGGCAGCAGATTACCGCCTCGTTGTTCTCGCACGCCGCGCACGGTCAGCTGCACATCCGGCCGCTGCTGGACCTCCGCACCAAGGAGGACGCGCGGCGGCTCGAGCTGCTCGCCAGCGAGCTGTACGAAAAGGTCTGGCTGCTGGGCGGCACGGTCGCCGGCGAGCACGGCGACGGCCTCAGCCGCACACCGTTTCTCCGCCGCCAGCACGGGCCGCTGATCAACGTGTTCCGCGAGCTGAAGCGGGCGTTCGACCCCAACGGGATCCTCAACCCGGGCAAGATCATCCCAACGCCGGGCGAGCGGGTCACGCAGAACTTCCGACCATCAGAGCTCGCCAAGCCGTCCGAAGAAGGGCACTCGCTGGTCGAGCTGAGCCTCAACTGGACCCGTGAAGAGTTGAACGAGGCCGCCTGGGCGTGCAACGGCTGCGCGGGCTGCCGGACGCTTTCGCCGGCGGTGCGGATGTGCCCGATCTTCCGCTTCGCGCCCCGGGAGGAGGCCTCGCCCCGCGCCAAAGCAAACCTGGTCCGTGGCGTGTTGACCGGGCAGCTCCCGCCGGACGCGCTCAGACACGACGACGCTCGGGAGGTGGCCGACCTCTGTGTGCACTGCCACCAGTGCCGCTTGGAGTGCCCCGCGAAGGTCGACATCCCGAGGATGATGGTCGAGGCCAAGGCGGCCCACATCAAGCAGAACGGCCTCCGCCCGCGGGACTGGAGCCTGACGCGGATGGACCTGCTGAGCCAGATCGGCTCGCGGTTCGCGACCCTGATGAACCTCCTGATCGATGACCGCCGTGCCCGGTGGGTCCTCGCCCGGACGCTCGGCATCGCCGAGGGCCGCAAGCTGCCGCGGTTTGCGGCCCGCCCCTTCCTGAGGTCGGCCGGCAAGCGCTTGAGCAAGCCGGTGCCGGGCGCGGTTGAGAAGGTCGCCTACTTTGTCGACACCTTCGCCAACTACTACGACTCGCAGCTCGCCGAGAGCTTTGTCGCCGTGCTCCGCCACAACGGAGTCGGCGTCGTGGCGCCGGGCGAGCAGGAGCAGTCGGGCATGGCGTTGTACAGCCAGGGGGCGGTCGACGCCGCCCGCAAGATCGCCCGCCGCAACGTCGAGGCGCTCGCCGAGCTCGCCCGGCAGGGCTACGCGATTGTCGCGACCGAGCCGTCGGCGGTTCTCGCCCTGACTCACGAGTACCTGCAGCTGCTCGACCACGACGAGGACGCTCAGCTGGTCGCGGACAGCACCCACGAGGCGTGCGATTACCTCTGGAAGCTGCACCAGCGGGGTGGCCTGAAGCTCGACCTGCACCCGATCGACCGCCGCGTGGCGTACCACGTGCCGTGCCATGTCCGGGCGCTGGGCATTGGGGCGCCCGCCGGCAACCTGCTCCGGTTGATCCCGCAGCTCCGCGTTAAGCAGCTCGAGAAGGGCTGCAGCGGCATGGCGGGCATGTTCGGGCTGCGGAAAGAAAACTACCGGCGGAGCCTGCGGGCCGGACTGCCGCTGCTGACGGAGCTGCGGACGGGGAATTACGACCTGTCGGTCTCCGAGTGCTCGACCTGCGCCATCCAGATGCGCCAGGCCAGCCCGCGGCCGACGCTGCACCCGATCAAACTGCTCGCCGCCAGCTACGGGCTCCCTTGCGGCCTTGATGCAAATCTGGCGGGAGCGACAATAGCGAACGGGCGAAAATGA
- the dcd gene encoding dCTP deaminase, with amino-acid sequence MILSGNEIRRRLGGDLQITPYDEANLNPNSYNLCLHNELIVYEEVVLDMAKENRVRRIEIPADGLVISPNRLYLGRTVEKTTTHNLVPQIEGRSSIGRLGLFVHVTAGFGDAGFSGFWTLEISCIQPVRIYPGVPICQIFYHELTGEVSEYTSKYQHNRDIQPSKLFQEFGDDHDPQLPLQFDNK; translated from the coding sequence ATGATTCTCTCCGGCAACGAAATCCGGCGGCGGCTCGGCGGCGACCTTCAGATCACGCCGTACGACGAGGCGAACCTCAATCCCAACAGCTACAACCTCTGCCTGCACAACGAGCTGATTGTGTACGAGGAGGTGGTGCTGGACATGGCCAAGGAGAACCGCGTCCGCCGGATCGAGATCCCCGCCGACGGTCTGGTGATCAGCCCCAACCGGCTGTACCTGGGCCGCACCGTCGAGAAGACCACCACGCACAACCTGGTGCCGCAGATCGAGGGCCGCTCGTCGATCGGCCGCCTCGGACTGTTCGTGCACGTCACGGCCGGCTTCGGCGACGCCGGCTTCTCCGGCTTCTGGACGCTCGAGATCTCTTGTATTCAGCCGGTGCGGATCTACCCCGGCGTGCCGATCTGCCAGATCTTCTACCACGAACTCACCGGCGAGGTGAGCGAGTACACCAGCAAGTACCAGCACAACCGCGACATCCAGCCGAGCAAGCTGTTCCAGGAGTTCGGCGACGATCACGACCCGCAGCTGCCGCTGCAATTCGACAACAAATAG